Part of the bacterium genome, GAGGGGGAGGAGATGGAGCTCGAGCCGCTGGGCGAGGCCCGCGGGACCGAAACCGGCGGGGAGGCGCCACCGCCCGTCGCCGAGGAAACGCAGGAGGGGCCACAGTTCGTCGGCAGCTCCGAGTCGCCCTACCTCGACGCCCGCGAGCAGCAACTGGCCATCCAGGGCGGGTTGATACCGAAGGAGGGCGAATCCGCCCCGCCCGTTCCCGTCCCGACGGAGGAGCCGGAACCGATTCCCACCGCGCGGGACCTCCTGGCCGAGACGGGGGAGGGCGGCGACCGCACCCTGACCACCGCGGAGCGCATCGCCCGGGAGGAGCGCTACCTGGCCATCCGCCGCCGCACACTCCAGGGGGAAATCAACCGCTACACCCTGGAAATCGCCAAGAAGTACTCCATCTCTTTCGCCTGCATCGCCTTCGTGCTGGTGGGGGCGCCGCTGGGGGTGATGATCCGCCGCTCGGGCAAGGGGGTGGGCTTCGTCACCAGCATCGGCTTCTTCATCTTCTACTGGATCTGCCTGGTGGGCGGCGAGGCGCTGGGCGACCGGGGCATCCTCGACCCCTGGCTGGCGATGTGGCTGCCCAACATCGTGTTTCTGGGGCTGGCGGCGACCTTTATCCGCCGGGCCGTCAACGACGCCAACCTCGCCTCCCGGGGGCCGGTCTCGGCCGTCATCCGTTTCTTCACCGCCGAGGGGCTCCTGGGGCGTCTCTTCAAGCGGCGGAAGCGCGCCGAACCTTGATTTTTCACGTTTTACCGTCTATATTTAAGCAGACTGGTTGGTTGGGCTGACCTGGGGAGGTATCCCGCGTGGCCAAACAGAGCACCGCCGAGGGGGCCAAATCCCTGGCCGAGAAGCTGGTGGACGGTATAATCGCCGAGGCCGACGGCGACACCCTGGAGCAGGCGCGGGCCATGGGGCTGGTTCTCTCCATGTTCATGCCGCAGATAGAAGCCGCGCGGAAGGCTTACAACACGGGGACGGACAAGGGCATAGACGGCCGCGACGACATCTTCGAGAACGCCGTCACCCGCAAGCTCATGGGGTACCACACGTAGGGGACCTGCGGTTTGCGATGACGTAGGGGCGGGTGTCCACACCCGCCCGTTTCACATTCCCGGCCTCGACCCTCACCCTAACCCGTCGGCGCGCTTGCGATGGCGTAGGGGTGGGTCTCCTGACCCGCCCGCGGGCCGACCTAAAGGTCGGCCCCTACGAGGGTGTCGTAAAATTTCAATTCGACTCGTAGGGGCGTACCTTTAGGTGCGCCCGTTTTTGATAAGGCAGCCCTCACCCCGGCCCATTGCGATGACGTAGGGGCTGGTCTCCTGACCCGCCCGCGGGCGACCGTGGACGGTCGCCCCTACGGGTCAGTTTCGCGGTAAACGTAGGGGCGGGTGACCGCACCCGCCCGTGCGTCGTATATGCAACCCCGCGCATTTTTGCGCTATAATACCGGGGAAATCGCAACTCCCGGAGCGTCCCCCCATGCGCAAACCCCTGGTCATCATACTGCTGCTGCTCACAGCCGTCTCCGCGCTCGCCCAGAGCGTCCTGCGCACCGAGCTCGACAACGGCCTGGTCATCGTCGCCGCCGAGGTCCACGCCAACCCCACCGTAACCATCCGGGTCTACGTGCGGACCGGGGGGGTCATCGAGGGCCCCTACCAGGGCGCGGGCATAAGCCACTACTACGAGCACCTCCACGGCGACGGCTCGGAGAGCTACACCCAGGAGGAACTGGACACCTGGGACGAAACCCTGGGCGGCATCTCCAACGCCTACACCTCCAGCTCCCACACCTGCTACCACCAGACCTCCACGGTGGAGCACTTCGACGGCATGGTGGCGCTCATGGCGGAAACGCTCCTGCGCCAGGTGTTCACCGCCGAGGCCATCGCGAGCCAGCGTGGGATAATCCTCAAAGAGATGAACATGAACCTGGACGAGGCGGACACCCGCGCCTGGTACCGCTTCTCCCACACCATCTACCCGGGCTCCCCGGCCGCCGACCCGGTCATCGGCTACCCCGACCTGTTCAAGGCGGTGACCGAGGCCGACCTGCGGGATTACTACACCGCGCGCTACACGCCCGAGAACATGGTGGTCGTCGTGGCCGGTGACCTGGACGCGGAGGAGATGACGGCCAAGGTGGCCGCCGAGTTCGGGGGCGTGGAGCGCTCGGGGGGGACGCTGCCCGTGGTGGAGCGGCCAGCGAACCTGCCGGGACCGCGATACTGTGTCGAGTACGCCACCTTCGACCAGGCGCACCTCGTGTTCGGCTTCCGCACAGTGCCCATCTGGGCCGATGACCTCTACGCCCTGGACGTGGCGATGCACCTCTTGACCACGGGTCGGACGAGCCGGCTGTACAGGGCGTTGCTCGAGGAGCGGCAGCTCGCGACGGACTTCGGTGTTTACAGCTACACCCCGACCTTCGACGCCGGGGAGTTCGAGGTGTACCTGGCCGCGGACCCTGCGCGCCTCCCCGAGGCCTACCGGACCGCCTACGACGAGGTGACCGCCCTCACCGACGGGCTCGCGGACCCCGGCGAGCTGGAGCGGGTGAAGAACTTACTACTTGCAGACTATATCTTCGATGGGGAGAGCCTGGATACGCGGGCGGCGCGGCTGGGCACCGACGCCCTTCTGGGCGACCTCGAGTTCTCCGCGGGCTACGTGGACGGCTGCCGGGCGGTGACCGCCGAGGCGGTGCGCGACGTCGCCCGGCGGTACTTCACCCCGGACAACCTCTACGTGGCCGTCGTTTGGCCCACGGGCGCCGGGGACTTCGATCTCGGGCTCTTCGAGGAGGGGCTCGGCGAGGAGGATTTGATCGAAAGCGGCCTGTCGGCGGAGGCCCGCGGCCTCGCGGCATCGGTGGAATCCAGGGGGATGGTGAAACCCGGTCAGCCGGACGCCTACTTCGTCTATCAGGGAAAAACCCCGGCGGCGGCTTCGGTCTGGCTCTCCCCCGACTACCCCCTGACCAACACCCTGGCCCTGGATTATCCCGAGGAGTACGCCTTCGAGATTGGGGAGGGCGGCAAGAGCGGCCGGATGAGGCTGACCACCCTGGACTCGGGCCTGCGCCTCCTGGTGCTGGAGGATCCGGGCGTGGGGAGCGCCTGGGTGGGGGCCCTGGTGGACGGCGGCTATCGCGTCGAGGCGCCGGAGGATGAGGGCGCCTTCCACTTCGCCATGCGGATGCTCCTGGAGGGGACCGGGACCCGGACCGGACCGGAGACGGTGGCCGCCATCGAGGACCGCGGCGGGTCCATCGGGAGCCAGGGCCTGCGCGACTGCGGCCTGTTGAGCGCCCACGTCCCGGCCGCCGACGCCCCCCTGGCCCTCGAGATCGTCACCGACTGCCTGCGCAACGCGATTTATCCCCCCGACCGCGTCGAGGCCGAGCGCCGGAGGCTCCTCGACGAGTTGGCCCGGGAGGACGAGGAACCATTCACCGTGGCCTTCCGGGAGGCGAAGCGGGCCTTCTTCGGCGACCACCCCTACTCCCACAACCAGCGGGGGACGCCCGAGACCGTCGCGGCGCTCACCCGGGAGCGGCTGCTGGACTACCGGGACCTCATCCGGCGGCCCGAGGGAACGCTCATCGCCGTGGCCGGGGACGTGGACGCCCGGAAGATCGAGGACCTGGTCGAGCGGCTGTGGGAGGACGTGCCGGCCGCGGGCACGCCCCTGCCCGAATGCGGACCGCCGAAGTTCCCCGAAGAAAACCTGCGCCTCGAGCTCCCCTCCGACCGGGAGCAGACGATTCTCGACTGGCTCTGGCCCGGGATGAGCTGGGACGGCGAGGACCGCTACCGGATGCGCCTTTTGGACGCGGTGCTCTCGGGAATCTACCTGCCCAACGGGCGGCTGCACGCGCATCTTCGCGGGGCGGGGCTGGTGTACGCCGTGCACGCTTACCCCATCTTCGGGATGAGGCCGGGCGCCTTCGCGCTCTACCTGGGCACGGAGCCGGGCAAGACCGCCGAGGCGGTGGGCATAGTGGACGAGGAGCTGGAGAGAATCGCCGCGGAGCCGGTGGGCGAGGCGGAGCTGGAGCGCGGCCGGACCATGCTCGAGGTCAGCCGCTACGTCATTGACCTGGCGCGGCCCTCGGACCGCCTCCTGGACGCCGCCTTCTACGAGCTCTGGGGGCTGGGCTACGCGTTCGAGGAGGATTTCACCGAGGAGGTGGAGGGGGTCACGGCGGAGGATTTGCAGGATTACGCGCGGTGGCTCTTCTCGCGGCCCGGGGTCTTCCTGCGCTACGGCGCGGAGTGAATAATTTCCCCTCCCCCCTGGGGTGAGGGTTGGAGTGATGAGGGCGGTTTCCCTCTCCCTCCGGGAGAGGGATTAAGGGTGAGGGCCACCTTATAAAAACGGGCCGACCTGAACGGCGCGCCGTCGGTCGGCCCCTACGTCATCGCAGCGAGGCATCGGCCGGGGTGAGGGTCGAGGTTGGGAACGGTGAAAGCGGCGGCCCATCGTCTCCCTCTCCCCGTGGGAGAGGGATTAAGGGTGAGGGCTTCCTTTAATAAAGCGGCGGGGACTAAAGTCCCCGCCCTACGTCCAACGCGATAGCGCGTGGACCGGACCGCGGGTCATTGCGCCCCCGCCCGGTTCGATGCTATAATGCGCCCCGCTCGACCCTCCACCGGGGAGAACCGCATGGGTTACGACCCCCTGCACGACCTGCGCTCCACCGGCGCCCTCCTCGAGGGCCACTTCATCCTCTCCTCGGGACTCCACTCCAACCGGTACGTCCAGTGCGCCCTCTACCTCCAGCACCCCGAACTCGCCGAGCGGGCCGGGCGGGAGCTGGCTTTTCTTTTGAAGGAGGCCGACCCCGCGCTGGAGCCCACGGTGGTCATCTCGCCTGCGCTGGGCGGGCTCATCATCGGCCACGAGTGCGGCCGGGCCCTGGGCGTCCGCGCCGTCTTCGCCGAG contains:
- a CDS encoding pitrilysin family protein gives rise to the protein MRKPLVIILLLLTAVSALAQSVLRTELDNGLVIVAAEVHANPTVTIRVYVRTGGVIEGPYQGAGISHYYEHLHGDGSESYTQEELDTWDETLGGISNAYTSSSHTCYHQTSTVEHFDGMVALMAETLLRQVFTAEAIASQRGIILKEMNMNLDEADTRAWYRFSHTIYPGSPAADPVIGYPDLFKAVTEADLRDYYTARYTPENMVVVVAGDLDAEEMTAKVAAEFGGVERSGGTLPVVERPANLPGPRYCVEYATFDQAHLVFGFRTVPIWADDLYALDVAMHLLTTGRTSRLYRALLEERQLATDFGVYSYTPTFDAGEFEVYLAADPARLPEAYRTAYDEVTALTDGLADPGELERVKNLLLADYIFDGESLDTRAARLGTDALLGDLEFSAGYVDGCRAVTAEAVRDVARRYFTPDNLYVAVVWPTGAGDFDLGLFEEGLGEEDLIESGLSAEARGLAASVESRGMVKPGQPDAYFVYQGKTPAAASVWLSPDYPLTNTLALDYPEEYAFEIGEGGKSGRMRLTTLDSGLRLLVLEDPGVGSAWVGALVDGGYRVEAPEDEGAFHFAMRMLLEGTGTRTGPETVAAIEDRGGSIGSQGLRDCGLLSAHVPAADAPLALEIVTDCLRNAIYPPDRVEAERRRLLDELAREDEEPFTVAFREAKRAFFGDHPYSHNQRGTPETVAALTRERLLDYRDLIRRPEGTLIAVAGDVDARKIEDLVERLWEDVPAAGTPLPECGPPKFPEENLRLELPSDREQTILDWLWPGMSWDGEDRYRMRLLDAVLSGIYLPNGRLHAHLRGAGLVYAVHAYPIFGMRPGAFALYLGTEPGKTAEAVGIVDEELERIAAEPVGEAELERGRTMLEVSRYVIDLARPSDRLLDAAFYELWGLGYAFEEDFTEEVEGVTAEDLQDYARWLFSRPGVFLRYGAE